The genomic stretch TCGGGGGACCGGGCGGCCAGGCCTGGGTCTTCAACGTGAAACTATCGCTGCCGGAAGCCATCTACCGTGATGTGACGCACTTGGAAATGTGCGGTCCGACACAGGGCAGTGTGCGGGGGGAGAGGGCGCTTATTCGTAGCGCAGAGCTTCGATGGGGTCGAGCTTGGAGGCCTTGCGGGCGGGATAGAAGCCGAAGAATACGCCCACGGCGACCGCAAAAATGGCGGCGATGCCGATGGCCTGCGGGGGGATCTCCATCGGCCAGCGCAGCGCTTGCCCGACCAGGAACGAACCGGCCACGCCGAACCCCACCCCCAACACTCCACCAAACAGGCTGAGGATCACGGCTTCCCCGAGGAACTGCTTGGCGACGTCGCCATCGGTGGCGCCGATGGACATGCGCACGCCAATTTCGCGGGTGCGCTCGGTGACGGAGACGAGCATGACGTTCATGATGCCGATGCCTCCCACCAGCAGGGAGACGCAGGCGATGCTGATCAGCAGGAGCGAGAATGTGCGCCGGGCTTCCAACTGCGCGTTGATGAACTCATCGGGCCGGCGGATGTTGAAGTCGTCGTCCTGGCCGGCACGGATGTGATGGCGCTCGCGCAACAGGGCCGTGATCTGCTGGATCGCGGGATTAATGGCGTCCGGTGATACCGCGGAGCAGACGATGTCGTCCAGCCAGTTGTTACCCTTCAATTTTTTTTGCGCCGTGGTGTACGGCATGATGATGGTGTCGTCCTGGTCCTGGCCGAAGGAAGTCTGCCCGCGGGCAACCAGCACGCCCATCACCTGGCACGGAAGACTGTTCACGCGGATCACTTTGCCGATCGGGTTCTCGGCTTCGAAAAGCTGCTGGCGCACGGTTTCACCGATCACGCAAACGTCGCTGGCGCGGTCCACATCGGCCTGCGTGAAGGGCGCGCCCACGGAAAGTCCCCAACGCTTGATGGTGAACCACTCCGGCGCAACGCCGCGATAACCCGTGTTCCAGTTCTTGTTGCCGTAGATGATTTGAATGCGGGAATCGACGTTGGGCGAAGCCAGCTTGATCAGCGGCACCTGGCGCACGATGGCTTCCACATCGCTCTGCATCAGGGTCTTGGTGCCATGGCTGCCGGTGCGGATACCGTTGGGAGCGCGCGAACCGGCTTCGATCCAAACGAAGTTGTCGCCCAGATTGTTGAGCTGCTCCTGCACCTGCGCCGAT from Terriglobales bacterium encodes the following:
- a CDS encoding ABC transporter permease, yielding MSPRAIVREALRALFRNKMRSTLTVLGITIGIGAVICVVAIGQAGSAQVQEQLNNLGDNFVWIEAGSRAPNGIRTGSHGTKTLMQSDVEAIVRQVPLIKLASPNVDSRIQIIYGNKNWNTGYRGVAPEWFTIKRWGLSVGAPFTQADVDRASDVCVIGETVRQQLFEAENPIGKVIRVNSLPCQVMGVLVARGQTSFGQDQDDTIIMPYTTAQKKLKGNNWLDDIVCSAVSPDAINPAIQQITALLRERHHIRAGQDDDFNIRRPDEFINAQLEARRTFSLLLISIACVSLLVGGIGIMNVMLVSVTERTREIGVRMSIGATDGDVAKQFLGEAVILSLFGGVLGVGFGVAGSFLVGQALRWPMEIPPQAIGIAAIFAVAVGVFFGFYPARKASKLDPIEALRYE